A genomic segment from Nitrospinota bacterium encodes:
- a CDS encoding acyl-ACP desaturase has protein sequence MTIAKPDETIVKEIEEQRPPFPAGLLSRQEKDRIIERCIRALYRWYTVRSQEARNWHPDSSFNWRALRTDHSPELNSVIEGFFAIEQYVPDYTSKATHMMRKSYGRSQYQLRWGAEEEKHADLWRNTLLFLRFRTPEWIEDYMDFLRNGEWQLPWDDALHLTFYTVIQERATQLNYLNLELIAMGKSDKPGFTNSADPVLVKAAKTIARDEAAHFNFFLELARLYLYYYPAQALEALVEVIKHFGMPAMHLLPEESRFAEALYQGAIYGPRQYTRDVLQMALKNLGIPNRKAIDEGIKRSRQVPDPDGNMRDTVIVDALDYHAVETAVMRLFDRVRKHEEKIGLTEIDPTYFVPSGITIEG, from the coding sequence ATGACAATTGCCAAACCTGACGAGACGATTGTCAAAGAAATTGAAGAGCAACGCCCACCTTTTCCTGCCGGGCTGTTGAGTCGGCAGGAGAAAGATAGAATTATTGAGCGCTGTATCAGAGCATTATATCGTTGGTATACGGTTCGCTCACAAGAGGCCCGTAACTGGCACCCGGACTCATCATTCAACTGGCGCGCTCTACGCACTGATCACTCGCCTGAGCTGAATTCCGTTATCGAAGGTTTTTTTGCAATCGAACAGTATGTGCCAGACTACACCTCCAAGGCAACCCACATGATGCGCAAAAGTTACGGTCGCTCGCAATACCAACTGCGTTGGGGTGCAGAGGAAGAAAAGCACGCCGACCTCTGGCGGAACACCTTGCTATTCTTGCGCTTCCGAACGCCTGAGTGGATTGAAGATTACATGGACTTCTTGCGCAACGGGGAGTGGCAGCTGCCATGGGATGATGCTCTTCACTTGACGTTCTATACCGTCATCCAAGAGCGAGCTACGCAACTGAATTACCTGAATCTCGAACTAATTGCGATGGGCAAGAGCGACAAACCTGGATTTACAAACTCTGCTGACCCGGTGCTGGTCAAGGCCGCAAAAACGATTGCCAGAGACGAAGCCGCCCACTTCAATTTCTTTCTCGAACTTGCTCGTCTGTATCTGTACTACTATCCCGCCCAGGCGCTTGAGGCGTTGGTTGAAGTGATCAAGCATTTTGGGATGCCTGCTATGCACCTCCTTCCCGAGGAGTCACGCTTTGCCGAGGCACTTTACCAAGGCGCCATCTACGGCCCCCGCCAATATACTCGCGACGTCCTCCAAATGGCGCTCAAGAACCTCGGTATTCCAAACCGAAAAGCAATCGATGAGGGTATTAAGAGATCCCGCCAAGTGCCCGATCCTGATGGCAATATGCGCGACACGGTAATCGTCGACGCGCTTGACTACCACGCCGTAGAGACGGCTGTCATGAGGCTCTTTGATCGTGTCAGGAAACACGAAGAAAAAATTGGCCTGACGGAGATTGACCCGACGTACTTTGTACCTAGCGGTATTACTATTGAAGGTTAG